The Pseudomonas protegens genome contains the following window.
GTTTGCCGACTCCCCGAAGCTTATCGCAGGCTACCACGTCTTTCATCGCCTCTGACTGCCAAGGCATCCACCGTATGCGCTTCTTCACTTGACCATATAACCCCAAGCAATCTGGTTATACTATGAAGACGACATTCGCCGAAAATTCGCAAAACTCTTAAGAGTACTCACAAATTTTACCTTAGCCTGATCCGTTACCAGTGAAAGTAACGTTCAGTCTATCTTTCTATCACATACCCAAATTTTTAAAGAACGATCTAATCAAAAGACTAGAAATCAACATTCAATGTGAATGCTCATTTCTAAGCTTTCAGAAGCAGTTTATGGTGGAGCCAAGCGGGATCGAACCGCTGACCTCCTGCGTGCAAGGCAGGCGCTCTCCCAGCTGAGCTATGGCCCCATAACAAAATTGGTGGGTCTGGGCAGATTCGAACTGCCGACCTCACCCTTATCAGGGGTGCGCTCTAACCAACTGAGCTACAGACCCAATTTAGAGCTTGTAACTGTTAGCTTGGAGCTATCAGCTTGGAGCTTAAAGCTGCTTCTATCGTCTTCTTCAATGAATCAAGCAATTCGTGTGGGAGCTTATGAAGCAGCTGATGTCGTCGATTAAGGAGGTGATCCAGCCGCAGGTTCCCCTACGGCTACCTTGTTACGACTTCACCCCAGTCATGAATCACACCGTGGTAACCGTCCCCCCGAAGGTTAGACTAGCTACTTCTGGTGCAACCCACTCCCATGGTGTGACGGGCGGTGTGTACAAGGCCCGGGAACGTATTCACCGCGACATTCTGATTCGCGATTACTAGCGATTCCGACTTCACGCAGTCGAGTTGCAGACTGCGATCCGGACTACGATCGGTTTTATGGGATTAGCTCCACCTCGCGGCTTGGCAACCCTTTGTACCGACCATTGTAGCACGTGTGTAGCCCAGGCCGTAAGGGCCATGATGACTTGACGTCATCCCCACCTTCCTCCGGTTTGTCACCGGCAGTCTCCTTAGAGTGCCCACCATAACGTGCTGGTAACTAAGGACAAGGGTTGCGCTCGTTACGGGACTTAACCCAACATCTCACGACACGAGCTGACGACAGCCATGCAGCACCTGTCTCAATGTTCCCGAAGGCACCAATCCATCTCTGGAAAGTTCATTGGATGTCAAGGCCTGGTAAGGTTCTTCGCGTTGCTTCGAATTAAACCACATGCTCCACCGCTTGTGCGGGCCCCCGTCAATTCATTTGAGTTTTAACCTTGCGGCCGTACTCCCCAGGCGGTCAACTTAATGCGTTAGCTGCGCCACTAAGAGCTCAAGGCTCCCAACGGCTAGTTGACATCGTTTACGGCGTGGACTACCAGGGTATCTAATCCTGTTTGCTCCCCACGCTTTCGCACCTCAGTGTCAGTATCAGTCCAGGTGGTCGCCTTCGCCACTGGTGTTCCTTCCTATATCTACGCATTTCACCGCTACACAGGAAATTCCACCACCCTCTACCATACTCTAGCTTGCCAGTTTTGGATGCAGTTCCCAGGTTGAGCCCGGGGCTTTCACATCCAACTTAACAAACCACCTACGCGCGCTTTACGCCCAGTAATTCCGATTAACGCTTGCACCCTCTGTATTACCGCGGCTGCTGGCACAGAGTTAGCCGGTGCTTATTCTGTCGGTAACGTCAAAACAATCACGTATTAGGTAACTGCCCTTCCTCCCAACTTAAAGTGCTTTACAATCCGAAGACCTTCTTCACACACGCGGCATGGCTGGATCAGGCTTTCGCCCATTGTCCAATATTCCCCACTGCTGCCTCCCGTAGGAGTCTGGACCGTGTCTCAGTTCCAGTGTGACTGATCATCCTCTCAGACCAGTTACGGATCGTCGCCTTGGTGAGCCATTACCTCACCAACTAGCTAATCCGACCTAGGCTCATCTGATAGCGTGAGGTCCGAAGATCCCCCACTTTCTCCCGTAGGACGTATGCGGTATTAGCGCCCGTTTCCGGACGTTATCCCCCACTACCAGGCAGATTCCTAGGCATTACTCACCCGTCCGCCGCTCGCCACCAGGTACAAGTACCCGTGCTGCCGCTCGACTTGCATGTGTTAGGCCTGCCGCCAGCGTTCAATCTGAGCCATGATCAAACTCTTCAGTTCAAACATCTTTGGGTTTTGAGAAAACCCTAAACTTGGCTCAGCAATCGTTGGTTACATCTTTGATTTCTCGCGGAGTAACTTGTGATGCTGATAATCTTTTTGACTATCAGTCTGACTCCACAAGCACCCACACGAATTGCTTGATTCAGTTGTTAAAGAGCGATTGGTTAAGATCTTTCGTCTCAACCGAGGCGCGCATTCTACAGCAGCCTCATTTACTGTCAAGCGATTTTTTAAGAAGTTTTCGAAGATTTTCTCAACAACTTCAACCACTTGCGCTTCCGATCCCTCGTTAGCGGGAGGCGAATTCTACAGCGTTACACGCTGCTGTCAACACCTCTTTTCAACCGCTTTCGACCGAGACGATCGAATGGTTAACAAAGCGACAACACACTGCCTTATCAACTGCTTCTGGCTTCAATGAACTGAAGCGTAACCGCTGCCGAAAACTTGGTAACTCGTTGAATCTCAAGGAGTTTTCCGCTTCGACTGCGCCGGAAGTGGGGCGAATTATAGAGACATATAATTCGCCGTCAACACCTATTTTCATAAATCTGTCATATCGGTCAGAAACCCCATAAAAGCAAAGGCCGGCCCATCAGGGCCGGCCTTTGTCGCCTCACTACTTACAAGCTAGGGAAAGCGAACTGCGACGCTTCATGACTGGCGCGCTGCGGCCAGCGCTGAGTAATGGCCTTGCGACGCGTGTAGAAACGCACGCCATCAGGACCATAAGCATGCAGGTCACCAAACAGCGAACGCTTCCAGCCGCCGAAGCTGTGATAGGCCACCGGCACCGGCAGCGGCACGTTGACGCCCACCATGCCCACTTCGATCTCGTCGCAGAACAGACGCGCTGCTTCACCGTCACGGGTAAAGATGCAGGTGCCGTTGCCGTACTCATGATCGTTGATCAGTTGCATGGCCTCTTCCAGGCTGTTGACCCGGACGATGCACAGCACTGGCCCAAAGATCTCTTCCTTATAGATGCGCATCTCTGGAGTAACACGGTCGAACAGGCAGCCACCGAGGAAGAAACCCTCTTCGTGACCGGCCACGCTCAGACCACGACCGTCCACCACCAGTTGCGCGCCCGCAGCAACACCGTCTTCGACATAGCCACTGACCTTGTCACGCGCCTGCGCGGTAACCAGCGGCCCCATGTCCAGGCCGCAGGAAGTGCCGGCACCAATCTTCAGCGCCTTGATCTGTGGCACCAGCTTGGCAACCAGGGCGTCAGCGACCTGGTCACCCACACACACGGCCACCGAGATCGCCATGCAACGCTCACCACAGGAACCGTAGGCGGCGCCCATCAGAGCACTGACGGCGTTATCCAGATCGGCATCGGGCATCAGCACCGCGTGGTTCTTCGCCCCGCCCAGTGCCTGGACGCGTTTGCCGCGCTTGGTGCCTTCGGCATAGATGTACTCGGCAATCGGCGTCGACCCGACAAAACTCAGCGCCTTGACTTCCGGCGCCTCGATCAGCGCATCCACTGCAGCCTTGTCACCGTGCACCACGTTCAACACGCCCTTGGGCAGACCGGCTTCATGCAGCAGCTCGGCGATCAACAGGGTGGAACTTGGATCGCGCTCGGACGGCTTGAGGATAAAGCAGTTACCGCAAACGATCGCCAGCGGGTACATCCACAGCGGAACCATGGCCGGGAAGTTGAACGGGGTGATACCAGCCACCACACCCAGCGGTTGAAAGTCCGACCAGGCATCGATGTTCGGCCCCACGTTACGGCTGTACTCGCCTTTGAGGACTTCCGGCGCGGCACAGGCATATTCGACGTTCTCGATACCGCGCTTCAATTCACCAGCCGCGTCCTCCAGCGTCTTGCCGTGCTCTTCACTGATCAGTTGGGCAATGCGTGCCTCGTTCTGCTCCAGCAGTTGCTTGAAGCGGAACATCACCTGGGCGCGCTTGGCCGGTGGCGTATTGCGCCAGGCCGGGAACGCGGACTTGGCAGAGTCGATGGCTTGCTGGATGGTTTCACGGCTGGCCAACGGCACTTTATGAATCGCCTTGCCAGTGGACGGATTGAACACGTCGCTGCTACGGCCGTTGTCGCTGACCAGTTCGCCGTGGATCAGGTGTTGAATCAAACTCATGCGGGGACTCCTGAAAAGGGGAAGGCGCAGGCACGAAACGCTTCATGCCTGCCTCTATATAAGAAGGATCGAATCAGTCGAGCTTGTTCAGCACTTCGCCGACCGCATCGAACAGACGATCAAGGTCTTGCGGCTTGCTGTTGAAGGTTGGGCCGAACTGCAGGGTGTCGCCGCCGAAGCGCACATAGAAACCGGCTTTCCACAAAGCCATGCCGGCCTCGAACGGGCGCACAATCGCGTCGCCGTCACGCGGGGCAATCTGGATCGCGCCGGCCAGACCGTAGTTACGGATATCGATCACGTTCTTCGCGCCCTTGATGCCGTGCAGCGCATTCTCGAAATGCGGAGCCACTTCAGCCACGCTCTGCACCA
Protein-coding sequences here:
- a CDS encoding CoA-acylating methylmalonate-semialdehyde dehydrogenase codes for the protein MSLIQHLIHGELVSDNGRSSDVFNPSTGKAIHKVPLASRETIQQAIDSAKSAFPAWRNTPPAKRAQVMFRFKQLLEQNEARIAQLISEEHGKTLEDAAGELKRGIENVEYACAAPEVLKGEYSRNVGPNIDAWSDFQPLGVVAGITPFNFPAMVPLWMYPLAIVCGNCFILKPSERDPSSTLLIAELLHEAGLPKGVLNVVHGDKAAVDALIEAPEVKALSFVGSTPIAEYIYAEGTKRGKRVQALGGAKNHAVLMPDADLDNAVSALMGAAYGSCGERCMAISVAVCVGDQVADALVAKLVPQIKALKIGAGTSCGLDMGPLVTAQARDKVSGYVEDGVAAGAQLVVDGRGLSVAGHEEGFFLGGCLFDRVTPEMRIYKEEIFGPVLCIVRVNSLEEAMQLINDHEYGNGTCIFTRDGEAARLFCDEIEVGMVGVNVPLPVPVAYHSFGGWKRSLFGDLHAYGPDGVRFYTRRKAITQRWPQRASHEASQFAFPSL